A genomic region of Raphanus sativus cultivar WK10039 chromosome 6, ASM80110v3, whole genome shotgun sequence contains the following coding sequences:
- the LOC108807658 gene encoding rop guanine nucleotide exchange factor 13-like, whose product MERVRAGEQEEESNNFRMFHIESMKDQNSSSRQIKKWNSDYALRLEDPDIDDETVFKKTAALSFLPILPSLVKDKTPQTSEATDEELEEEAEKEQMKERFAKLLLGEDMSGGGKGVSSALALSNAITNLSASAFGEQRRLEPISDDRKERWRKEIGWLISVTDHIVEFSPTQQTNKDGSSIEVMTTRQRRDLISNIPALKKLDLMLTDCLDRFKDQDEFYYITTDSPESLTSNSTRNDDKWWLPTVKVPPAGLSETSKTFLLSQKECVSQVLDSAMAINAEVLSQMEIPESYIDSLPKKGRASLGDTIYRMLTLDMFDAEQFLLEMDLSSEHKILELKNKIEASVVIWKRKIVQKDNKSSSPFSTNLSMEKRQLLEERAGTILFLLKQVFPVISQSTLDISKIQFNKDIGLAIVESYSRVLESLAHTVLSRIEDVLEADQVTQDPDVAVCKRDIVKETESPRKEEEKDFCLLEERPKKSKSAISLSQVMQWNMEDHEQPKKEKNETPFKDSSKKLLTRVSSMINKKTSSYLESLGTTKSPRVGRYS is encoded by the exons atGGAGAGAGTGAGAGCTGgtgagcaagaagaagaaagcaataATTTCAGGATGTTCCATATCGAGAGCATGAAGGATCAAAACTCATCTTCACGGCAAATCAAGAAATGGAACTCTGATTATGCCTTGAGACTTGAAGATCCAGACATTGATGATGAAACTGTTTTCAAGAAAACTGCAGCCTTGAGCTTCCTCCCAATATTACCGTCTCTGGTTAAGGACAAGACGCCTCAGACGTCTGAAGCAACCGACGAAGAGTTAGAGGAAGAAGCAG AAAAGGAACAAATGAAAGAAAGGTTTGCAAAACTTCTTCTAGGAGAAGACATGTCAGGAGGAGGCAAAGGTGTTTCATCAGCATTGGCATTATCAAACGCAATCACAAATCTTTCGGCTTCTGCGTTTGGAGAGCAACGGCGTTTAGAGCCCATCTCTGATGATAGAAAAGAACGGTGGAGAAAAGAAATCGGATGGCTTATCTCTGTTACTGATCATATAGTTGAGTTCTCTCCaacacaacaaacaaacaaagatggTTCTTCAATAGAGGTGATGACTACGAGACAGAGAAGAGATCTTATCTCCAACATCCCTGCTCTTAAGAAACTCGATCTGATGCTCACT GATTGTCTTGATCGTTTTAAGGATCAGGATGAGTTTTATTACATCACAACCGATTCTCCTGAGTCTTTAACTAGTAACTCGACCAGGAATGATGATAAATGGTGGCTTCCAACAGTGAAAGTTCCACCAGCAGGCTTATCTGAAACGTCCAAAACGTTTCTACTGAGTCAGAAAGAGTGTGTGAGCCAAGTGCTTGATTCAGCAATGGCCATAAACGCTGAAGTCTTGTCTCAAATGGAGATCCCTGAGAGCTACATCGACTCGCTTCCTAAG AAAGGGAGAGCTAGTCTTGGAGACACAATCTACAGAATGTTAACTTTAGACATGTTTGATGCAGAGCAGTTCCTTCTTGAGATGGATTTATCATCTGAGCACAAGATACTCGAACTAAAGAACAAAATCGAAGCTTCGGTTGTGATATGGAAGAGAAAGATAGTGCAGAAAGACAACAAGTCGTCGTCTCCATTTAGTACCAATCTGAGTATGGAGAAGAGACAATTACTAGAAGAAAGAGCAGGAACCATCTTGTTTCTTCTCAAACAAGTTTTCCCAGTGATCTCTCAATCCACACTTGACATCAGCAAGATACAATTCAACAAA GATATAGGGTTGGCTATAGTGGAGAGTTATTCAAGAGTTCTTGAAAGCTTGGCGCACACGGTACTTTCAAGAATAGAAGATGTTCTTGAAGCTGATCAGGTAACACAGGACCCTGATGTCGCGGTTTGTAAGAGAGATATAGTGAAGGAAACAGAGAGTCCTcggaaggaagaagaaaaggacTTTTGTCTTTTGGAGGAGAGACCTAAAAAGAGCAAATCGGCCATTTCACTTTCACAGGTAATGCAATGGAACATGGAAGACCATGAGCAACCGAAGAAAGAAAAGAACGAAACACCATTCAAAGATTCAAGCAAGAAACTGTTGACCAGAGTGTCAAGCATGATCAACAAGAAGACTAGTTCTTATCTTGAATCTCTTGGAACAACAAAAAGTCCAAGAGTAGGGAGATACTcttga